In a single window of the Chionomys nivalis chromosome 11, mChiNiv1.1, whole genome shotgun sequence genome:
- the Jun gene encoding transcription factor Jun, with the protein MTAKMETTFYDDALNASFLQSESGAYGYSNPKILKQSMTLNLADPVGNLKPHLRAKNSDLLTSPDVGLLKLASPELERLIIQSSNGHITTTPTPTQFLCPKNVTDEQEGFAEGFVRALAELHSQNTLPSVTSAAQPVSGAGMVAPAVASVAGAGGGGGYSASLHSEPPVYANLSNFNPGALSSGGGAPSYGAAGLAFPSQPQQQQQPPQPPHHLPQQIPVQHPRLQALKEEPQTVPEMPGETPPLSPIDMESQERIKAERKRMRNRIAASKCRKRKLERIARLEEKVKTLKAQNSELASTANMLREQVAQLKQKVMNHVNSGCQLMLTQQLQTF; encoded by the coding sequence ATGACTGCAAAGATGGAAACGACCTTCTACGACGATGCCCTCAACGCCTCGTTCCTCCAGTCCGAGAGTGGCGCCTACGGCTACAGTAACCCTAAGATCCTGAAACAGAGCATGACCTTGAACCTGGCCGACCCGGTGGGCAATCTGAAGCCGCACCTCCGCGCCAAGAACTCGGACCTCCTCACGTCGCCCGACGTTGGGCTGCTTAAGCTGGCGTCGCCCGAACTGGAGCGCCTGATCATCCAGTCCAGCAATGGGCACATCACCACCACGCCGACCCCCACCCAGTTCTTGTGCCCCAAGAACGTGACCGACGAGCAGGAGGGCTTCGCCGAGGGCTTCGTGCGCGCCCTGGCCGAACTGCATAGCCAGAACACGCTGCCCAGCGTCACGTCCGCGGCACAGCCGGTCAGCGGGGCGGGCATGGTGGCTCCCGCGGTGGCATCGGTAGCCGGcgctggcggcggcggcggctacAGCGCCAGCCTGCACAGCGAGCCTCCGGTCTACGCCAACCTCAGCAACTTCAACCCGGGTGCGCTGAGCAGCGGCGGCGGGGCGCCCTCCTACGGCGCTGCCGGGCTGGCTTTTCCGTcgcagccccagcagcagcagcagccgcctCAGCCGCCGCACCACTTGCCCCAACAGATCCCGGTGCAGCACCCCCGGCTGCAGGCCCTGAAGGAAGAGCCACAGACCGTGCCAGAGATGCCGGGAGAGACCCCGCCCCTGTCCCCCATCGACATGGAGTCTCAGGAGCGGATCAAGGCGGAGAGGAAGCGCATGAGGAACCGCATCGCTGCCTCCAAGTGCCGGAAAAGGAAGCTGGAGAGGATCGCCCGGCTAGAGGAAAAAGTGAAAACCTTGAAAGCGCAAAACTCGGAGCTGGCGTCCACGGCCAACATGCTCAGGGAACAGGTGGCACAGCTTAAACAGAAAGTCATGAACCACGTTAACAGTGGGTGCCAGCTCATGCTAACGCAGCAGTTGCAAACGTTTTGA